AAGCATCACATCGTCTCCAACGCCTCGTGCACGACGAATTGCCTCGCGCCGGTGGCCAAGATCCTGCACGATACCTTCGGCATCGAAAGAGGCCTGATGACCACGACCCACGCGTACACGAACGACCAGCGCATCCTGGATCTGATCCATCCGGATTTGCGCCGCGCCCGGGCCGGCGCGATGAACATCATTCCGACCTCTACCGGCGCCGCCAAGGCGATCGGCCTAGTCCTCCCGGAGCTCAAGGGCAAGCTTCACGGACTTTCGCTCCGGGTGCCCACTGCCACCGTGTCGATCGTCGATCTGGTCGCGGACCTGAAAAAATCAGCCTCGGAAGACGAAATCAACGCGGCCCTCAAGGAAGCCTCGGAGAACCGCCTCAAAGGCCTTCTCGCTTACTGCGACAAGCCGCTGGTTTCGAGCGATTTCCGCGGCCATCCCGCCTCATCGATCGTCGATGCGCTGTCAACGACCGTCTTAGAGGGGAAAATGGTCAAGGTCCTGGCGTGGTACGACAACGAGTGGGGTTATAGTTGCAGAGTGGGCGACCTGGCGGCGTTCATGGCCCGGGCCGGCAACGCGGGCGGCGGCTAAAGATTTCATGACGCCGGGATAAATTTGTAACTCGATGATTTTTATGCCCCGCGTCACCGCGCATCTGGTTTTCATCGCAGCCTGGGCCCTCGGCGAGAGTCTTATTTCCGCTCAGCCCGCAGCGCTCGATAACGATTTGTCCCCGACCGTCGCGTATCTCATCGACTTTGTCGCCAACTCCGACGTCACCTTCATCCGCAACGGCAAAGCCCATACTTCCAGGGAAGCCGCCAAGCACATGCGGGACAAGTACGGCCATTTCAAGAAAGAGGTCAAGACGCCGGAAGATTTCATTCGTCTGGCGGCCAGCAAAAGCGAGATCTCCGGACAGCCGTACCTCGTGAGGACCAAAGACGGAAAAGAGATAAAAGCCGCCGAATGGCTCGGCAAGGCTCTCAACGAATACCGGCAGCAGAACGTCTCGAACCAAAGATGATTTATAGTTCGGGCAGGACCACTTGTTAGGCCGACGGCGGAAGTTTAACCCTGACTGATCTTTCTGTACTCGCCCGCGCTTCTTCCCTAAGATCAATGATCCGGTGTAATCGACTTTCCTCGTTACGATCCGGTCCGGCGGCGATATGGGGTTGCGCGGAACAGTGATGACACGGCGCAAGTAGAGGAACGACCAGGACTCTATCGCGCGTAAGGCGCCGCAGCGTAAACTTTTCTTTGCACGCGCGGCAGCGCAGAATAACCGTCCACGTGGTTGTAGCGTCAGCCATGTGGACCTTATTATGCCGAGCGGAAAATTAATTTCCTATTGGGTGTTTCCCTTAATTCCCTTCAGGTATTTCCCTGGTTCGCCTCGACTAATCGACGTAAACGTGAGCGCCGAACGGGTGCACGCCGACGCCCGCGCCGTAGCCCCCCACGCCGACGCTCGCCGAGACGCATCCTGATACAAGCAACAAACCCAGAAGAAGTGGGACAGCAAGCAACTTGGCCTTTTTCATTGCTTCACCTCCTCTTGAAGAAACTTATTCATCGCACTCTTACTTTTCCAACAGGAATCGAATCGATCAACCCGAGTGAATACCCGAACAAGGTTAAGCGTCCCGGGCGCGAATCCAGTTAACACGACTCAGGTGAAAACCCGTATTGCTTTCTTGTGTGAAACACCCGATAGAAGTTTTAGCTTTTCCGTCTTAATATCCAACAACCGGCATGACAAGCACGAGAACATGGACGGTCGTTCTCCGCTGCTACGTGTGCAGCGGGAAATTTACCCTGCGTCATCTCACCCTCGAAAGAGTTTTGACGCTCACGCTCGTTACTCCTTGCCCTCATTGCGCCGCGCGCCCTTGGATCGCCAGTGGATCTTACTCCGACGAACATAGCACTGTGCATCGGATATTCGACCTTCGGGAAGAAACGGACGCAACGTACAGAAAATCCCCGAATGCCGACACGTGGCACTTCGCTCAGAGTTGCTCTCGCTGGCCCAGCGGCGATTACCTGGAGCTGGACCTCCTGCCGAGCGTCGGCGAGCTGTGCAACGAATGCAGAGCCCTAAAGGGCAAACACGGCAATAGCTGACCGGAGCCTAATAAAGCATCCTTACCGACGCCTATTGCCACGCGCCTTTTGCCTTTTTCCCGACCTTGACTTTTCTCCCCTTCTGCCGCGATAATTCCGTGAGTTAA
This genomic window from Candidatus Binatia bacterium contains:
- the gap gene encoding type I glyceraldehyde-3-phosphate dehydrogenase — translated: MTARVAINGFGRIGRLCLRGMLERHKDNLSVVAVNDMADPATNAHLFQYDTNYGPFAGSVEAGEGTIRIDGREIRVLNHKDPSQLPWKQLGVDIVIESTGIFTDAKKARAHLEAGAKKTIITAPASNEDITLVLGVNDSRYEPKKHHIVSNASCTTNCLAPVAKILHDTFGIERGLMTTTHAYTNDQRILDLIHPDLRRARAGAMNIIPTSTGAAKAIGLVLPELKGKLHGLSLRVPTATVSIVDLVADLKKSASEDEINAALKEASENRLKGLLAYCDKPLVSSDFRGHPASSIVDALSTTVLEGKMVKVLAWYDNEWGYSCRVGDLAAFMARAGNAGGG
- a CDS encoding DUF5329 family protein, encoding MPRVTAHLVFIAAWALGESLISAQPAALDNDLSPTVAYLIDFVANSDVTFIRNGKAHTSREAAKHMRDKYGHFKKEVKTPEDFIRLAASKSEISGQPYLVRTKDGKEIKAAEWLGKALNEYRQQNVSNQR